GCCCGCAGGGCTGCAGGGCCGAGCAGACCTGCGAGCTGCGGAGTGGAGCGACCCGAGCCGAAGGCGAGGGGCAGCCCCAAAAAACAGATAGCATAGGCCTGCTAGCCGCTGAACTAACACATTAGTCTATAGAATAAAAATATTAGCTTAAACGCTCAAACAAGCAAACAAAAGGCAAGCAATTCCAACAGACTCACCTAATTTTAATCGTGATGCTTGACTTAAAACCACTATTTATTTTTTTCTTTTTGGCTCTCCTTGAGCCAATTAGCGCACAAAATATTGTCCATCAAGAAGACTTTTCGGCCGGTTTAGGGAGCTGGTCCGCTATCAGTCTGAGCGATGGCAGCGATATCTGGACGGCCCAAAACGGAGAGGCTAGCTGTAATGGCTTTGGCGGGGCCGATGATGAAGATTGGCTGATTTCTCCAGCCATTAACCTAGACCTCCATCAAGAGGAGTTTCTGCTCTTTGATTATAATGACCGCTATAATGGCCCAAAATTAAGCCTCTTTTATTCAATAAATTATAATGGGGGAGGAACCGCCGCCGACCTGGCCGCCGCCAATTGGCACTCCCTAGCCGATGAATTGCTCGATATTGAGGCCCTGAGCTGCTTTTCTACGCTCTTTCAACGGCACCCCGCTATTGCTCTGGATAGTATTAACGGCACAAGCGTGCATTTTGCCTTCCGATATATAGGCTACAATAATCAAAGTAAACGCTATAAACTCGATAATATCCGTATCCTAGCCGATTATTATGCGCCCATCAATAGCAGCCAAACTTGCTGCAATCTTAAGTCTAGTTTGCATCAACTGATCCGCCAACAGCGAAAAATTGATTATACCTCTAGCGATTATGATGTCTGGGACGCCATTTTACATACCGATTTGAGAAGCAATGATGCCGGCACCGCCACTATCATCTGGGATGTATTTACCGATTTTCCCCATACCAGCGGAGAATATGAATTGGATCCCTGCACGAACAAAGATCAAGGTTCTTGCCCCGGCGGAGAAGGAGGCTGCTACCAAAGAGAACATTCTTTTCCTAAGTCTTGGTGGGGCGGAGGCACCACAAATTCCGATACGGCTTATACCGATTTACACCATATTTTGCCTTCAGATGGTAGCCTAAATGCCTCTAAAAGTAATCTGCCGCCTGGTATCGTGAGCCTGCCCAGTCGAACGGGCAGCAATGGCTTTATGGTCGGCGATAATCCCAGCCTGCCTTGTAGCAGTAACTATTTTGAGCCCATAGA
This genomic interval from Saprospira grandis contains the following:
- a CDS encoding endonuclease produces the protein MLDLKPLFIFFFLALLEPISAQNIVHQEDFSAGLGSWSAISLSDGSDIWTAQNGEASCNGFGGADDEDWLISPAINLDLHQEEFLLFDYNDRYNGPKLSLFYSINYNGGGTAADLAAANWHSLADELLDIEALSCFSTLFQRHPAIALDSINGTSVHFAFRYIGYNNQSKRYKLDNIRILADYYAPINSSQTCCNLKSSLHQLIRQQRKIDYTSSDYDVWDAILHTDLRSNDAGTATIIWDVFTDFPHTSGEYELDPCTNKDQGSCPGGEGGCYQREHSFPKSWWGGGTTNSDTAYTDLHHILPSDGSLNASKSNLPPGIVSLPSRTGSNGFMVGDNPSLPCSSNYFEPIDEYKGDYARMYFYMACRYESDWASWQSLSPEGSCAMISNSCTAYVPWLLQILLNWHANDPVSSKELDRNNAVYSIQGNRNPFIDHPEWVGQIWGDALGHGCTQMILLGQDELDFEAELLNNQMANIAWQWQKPNPQAELQLFRSQDAMDWQLLGQFEAQDHYFDQDIAPQTTYYYQLKTNQQQSPIISLQTQEQAPLKIAPNPVQNELTIYWAQQLSGEAAIYNLQGQLLKTASFNAKIWQLDLKDLPAGAYLLRLRKGESIQQFKLLKVN